The window ACCATCCGCGAGTAGCCGCCCGCGGGCGGCGACTGCTGCCGTTCGGAACGTCTGCGCCTGCGCGAGCAGCCGCAGACGTTCCGAACAGGCGCAGTCCGCAACGCCCACCGAGCCCCCGCGACGCAACTGCCGCCGTCCGGAACGTCCGCGCGTGCGCGAGCAGCCGCAGACGTTCCGGGAGGCAGCAGTCGCGGCGCCGCCGCAGGGCGCGCCGGCGGCACGTGCGACCGCCAGGCGGCCCGATTTGGCGGGGGCCGGGGAGGGAGCGCTAGGGTTGTCCCATGCTTTCCGTCCGGCGCACCGCTTCGACGCGTGCGGCATTCGCCGCCCGCGCCCTGCGCCGACGCCTGCGCGACCGCCGAAGCTAGGCGGCGTTCCGGGCGGTCCTCGAGTTGTGGATCGACGTGGGCGCCGCCGTCGCCGAGACACCTGTCGTCCACTCGAAAAGGAAGAAGCATGACTTTCTCGGTCGCTGTCGCAGGCGCATCCGGATACGCGGGCGGTGAGCTGCTGCGCATCCTCGCCGGGCACCCCGACTTCGAGATCCGCACGGTCACCGCGCACCAGAACGCCGGTCACCCGCTGATCGCCCACCAGCCGCACCTGCGCTCGCTCGCGCACCTGACGCTGCTCGAGACCACGGCGGAGAACCTCGCCGGTCACGACGTCGTGTTCCTGGCGCTGCCGCACGGCGCGTCCGGCGAGATCGCCGCGCAGCTGCCCGACGACACGGTCGTCGTGGACTGCGGCGCCGACCACCGCCTCGAAGACCCGGCCGACTGGGCGGCGTTCTACAGCGGCGAGCACTTCGGCGCCTGGGCGTACGGCGTGCCCGAGCTGCCGCTCGCCACGGACGCAGCAGCAGGCAGCGTCGACGCACCCGCGGCAGGCACGCACGCCGCCAGCACCGCCTCCACCGGCAAGCAGCGCGACGCCCTCCTCGGCGTCCGCCGCATCGCGGCCCCGGGCTGCAACGCCAGCGCCGTGTCCCTCGCGCTCGCCCCCGGCATCCGCGCCGGAGTCATCGACGACGAGGACATCGTCGCGGTGCTCGCGGTCGGCCCGTCCGGCGCGGGCAAGTCGCTGAAGACGATGTACCTGGCGAGCGAGATCCTCGGGTCCGCCAACCCGTACGGCGTCGGCGGCACGCACCGCCATATCCCGGAGATCCAGCAGAACCTCCGCAAGGCCGGGGCAGGGGCTCCGACCGTCAGCTTCACCCCGGTGCTCGTCCCGATGTCGCGCGGCATCCTGGCGACCTCCACCGCGCGCGTCCGGCCGGGCGTCACCGCCGAGCAGGTGCAGGCCGTCTGGGAGGAGGCGTACGCGGACGAGCCGTTCGTGCACGTGCTCCCCGCGGGGACGCTGCCGCGCACCGCGGACGTGCTCGGCGCCAACACGGTGCTGATCGGCGTCGCGCTCGACGCGGCCGCGGGTCGCGTCGTCACCGTGCTCGCCCTCGACAACCTGTACAAGGGGACGGCCGGCGCGGCCATCCAGTCCGTCAACATCGCCCTCGGCCTCGACGAGACGACGGGCCTGACCGTGAACGGAGTCGCGCCGTGAGCGTCACCGCAGCATCCGGATTCGCCGCGGCCGGTGTCGTCGCCGGCCTGAAGTCGAGCGGTGCCCGCGACCTCGCGCTGGTGCAGAACCGCGGCCCGCTGAACGCCGCCGCCGCCGTGTTCACCACGAACCGGTGCAAGGCCAACCCGGTGCTGTGGAGCGAGCAGGTGATCCAGGACGGCGTGGTGTCCGCGATCGTCCTCAACTCCGGAGGCGCGAACTGCTACACCGGAGCGCAGGGCTTCCAGACGACGCACGCCACCGCGGAGGCCGTGGCGACGGAGCTCGGCGTCTCCGCCGGCGACGTGCTGGTCTGCTCCACCGGCCTGATCGGGGAGCAGCTGCCCCTCGACGTACTGCTCGGCGGTGTCTCGTCCGCCGCCGCAGCGCTGGCCCCGGACGCCGGTCTCGGCGCTGCGGAGGCCATCATGACGACCGACACGCGCCCCAAGCAGTCCGAGTACCGCTCGCCGGACGGCTGGACCGTCGGCGGCATGGCGAAGGGCGCCGGGATGCTCGCGCCCGGCCTCGCGACGATGCTCGTCGTGATCACCACCGACGCCGTGCTCACCTCCGAGCAGCTCGACCGGGCCCTGCGCTCGGCGACGCGCGTCACGTTCGACCGCCTGGACTCCGACGGCTGCATGTCCACCAACGACACCGTCGCGCTGCTGGGCTCCGGCGCGAGCGGCGTGGAACCCGACGAGTCCGACTTCGCGTCGGCCCTCACCGCCGTCTGCCGCGACCTGGCCGAGCAGCTGCAGGCCGACGCCGAGGGCGCCTCGCACGACATCTCCATCGAGGTGCTCAACGCTCGCTCCGAGGACGACGCGGTGGTCGTCGGACGCGCCGTCTCGCGCAGCAACCTCTTCAAGGCGGCCATCTTCGGCAACGACCCGAACTGGGGCCGCGTGCTGGCGGCGGTCGGCACGACGGACGCCGAGTTCGACCCGTACGGCATCGACGTCGCGATCAACGGCGTGCAGGTGTGCACGGCCGGCCAGCCGGACCAGCCCCGGGAGCTCGTCGACCTGACGCCGCGGAAGGTGCACGTGCTCATCGACCTGCACGCGGGCGACGAGACCGCGACCATCCTGACCAACGACCTCACGCACGACTACGTGCACGAGAACAGCGCGTACGCGAGCTGATGGCGATGGCGGAGAACGTGACGACCGAGGACGCGGAACGGGCGGCGACGGAGCACGCCGCCGCAGCGGAGAAGGCGGCGACCCTGATCGAGTCGCTGCCCTGGCTCAAGGCCTTCCACGACCGGATCATCGTCGTGAAGTTCGGCGGCAACGCCATGGTGAACGAGGAGCTCCAGCGTACGTTCGCCGAGGACATGGTCTATCTGCGCTACGCCGGGCTCCGCCCGGTGGTCGTGCACGGGGGTGGGCCGCAGATCTCCGCGATGCTCGACCGGCTCGGCATCGCCTCCGAGTTCCGCGGCGGCTACCGCGTGACCACGCCGGAGGCGATGGAGGTGGTCCGGATGGTGCTGACCGGCCGGATCAACCGCGACATCGTCGGCAACATCAACAAGCACGGGCCGCTCGCGGCCGGGCTCTCGGGCGAGGACGCCGGACTGTTCCAGGGCCGCCGGCGCGCGGCGGTGATCGACGGCGAGGAGGTCGACCTCGGCCTGGTCGGCGACGTCGTGGCCGTGGACCCGGAGGCGGTGCTCGCCCAGCTGGCGGCCGGCCGCATCCCGGTCGTGTCGTCGATCGCACCGGACATCGACGACGCGAGCCAGGCGCTCAACGTCAACGCCGACGCGGCCGCGGCCGCGCTGGCCGTGGCGCTCGGGGCGGCGAAGCTGGTGATCCTGACCGACGTCGCCGGGCTCTACAGCGACTGGCCGGACCGCGACTCGCTGCTGTCCAAGATCGCGGCGGACGAGCTGCGCGAGCTGCTGCCGTCGCTCGAGTCGGGGATGATCCCGAAGATGGCCGCCTGTCTGGATGCGGTCGACGGCGGGGTCGCGAAGGCTGCGATCATCGACGGACGGGTTCCGCACTCGATCCTGCTCGAAGTCTTCACGCAGTCCGGAATCGGGACGGAGGTGGTGCCCGCGTGAGCGAGGCACTGGAGGAGAACGTGACGATCAACACCGAAGAGTGGCGCGACGGGGCCTGGAAGGGCCCGTTCACCGACGCCATCATGCGCACACTGGCGACGCCGAAGCGGATGCTCGTCCGCGGCGAGGGCTGCCGGGTGTGGGACATCGACGGCACCGAGTACCTCGACTTCCTCGCGGGCATCGCCGTGAACGCGCTCGGGCACGCGCATCCTGCCCTGGTGGATGCGGTGAGCAGCCAGATCGGGACGCTCGCCCACGTGTCCAACTACTTCTCGACACCGCCGCAGCTCCAGCTGGCCGAGCGCCTGCGCGTCATCACCGGCGCAGGCCCGCAGGGCCGGGTGCTGTTCGGCAACTCGGGCGCCGAGGCGAACGAGGCGGCCTTCAAGCTGGCGCGCCTGAACCGCGGACCGCACGGCCGCCGCACGCGTGTGGTCGCGCTGCACAACGCCTTCCACGGGCGCACCATGGGTTCGCTCGCCCTCACTGGCAAGCCGCCGATGCGCGAGGCCTTCGAGCCGCTCCCGGGCGGGGTCGTGCACATCGACTCCACCATCGCGGCGCTGGAGGCGGCCATCGACGACCATGTCGCCGCCCTCTTCGTGGAGCCGATCAAGGGCGAGGCGGGCGTGCTCGACCTCCCGGACGGCTTCCTGCGCCGGGCGCGCGAGCTCACCGAGCAGCACGGCGTGCTGCTGATCATCGACGAGATCCAGACCGGCATCGGACGGACCGGCGAGTGGTTCGCCTACCAGCACGCCGGAATCGTCCCCGACGCCGTCACGGTGGCGAAGGGCCTCGCGGGCGGCGTGCCGATCGGCGCGCTCGTCACGTTCGGCTGGGCGTCCGATCTGTTCTCGCAGGGCCAGCACGGCTCGACGTTCGGCGGCAACCCGCTGGCGACCGCCGCCGGCAACGCGGTCCTGACCGAGATCGAGCGGTCCGACCTCGTCGGCAACGCCGCACGTCGCGGCGAGGAGCTCAAGCAGATCATCCGCGGCTTCGGCTCGCCGCTGATCGGCGACGTGCGCGGGCACGGGCTGCTGATCGGCATCGGGCTGACCGACGGCGAGGCGCACCGGCTCTCGGACGCGGCACTCTCCCAGGGGCTGATCATCAATGCGCCGAACGAGTCGAGCATCCGCCTGGCCCCTCCGCTGATCGTCGGCGACACCGAGATCGCCGACTTCCGCGAGCGGTTCGGCCGCGCCCTCGCCTCCCTCTGACCACCCCGCACCTCCCGAACCCTGACGAAAGGGCGCCAGCATGACCCGGCACTTCCTCCGCGACGACGATCTCTCGCCCGCCGAGCAGGCCGAGGTGCTGCGCCTCGCGGCCGACCTCAAGCGCGACCGCTTCTCGGCGAAGCCGCTGGCCGGGCCGCAGACGGTCGCCGTGATCTTCGACAAGACGTCGACCCGCACGCGTGTGTCGTTCGCC is drawn from Leifsonia shinshuensis and contains these coding sequences:
- a CDS encoding NAGSA dehydrogenase family protein, which translates into the protein MTFSVAVAGASGYAGGELLRILAGHPDFEIRTVTAHQNAGHPLIAHQPHLRSLAHLTLLETTAENLAGHDVVFLALPHGASGEIAAQLPDDTVVVDCGADHRLEDPADWAAFYSGEHFGAWAYGVPELPLATDAAAGSVDAPAAGTHAASTASTGKQRDALLGVRRIAAPGCNASAVSLALAPGIRAGVIDDEDIVAVLAVGPSGAGKSLKTMYLASEILGSANPYGVGGTHRHIPEIQQNLRKAGAGAPTVSFTPVLVPMSRGILATSTARVRPGVTAEQVQAVWEEAYADEPFVHVLPAGTLPRTADVLGANTVLIGVALDAAAGRVVTVLALDNLYKGTAGAAIQSVNIALGLDETTGLTVNGVAP
- the argJ gene encoding bifunctional glutamate N-acetyltransferase/amino-acid acetyltransferase ArgJ gives rise to the protein MSVTAASGFAAAGVVAGLKSSGARDLALVQNRGPLNAAAAVFTTNRCKANPVLWSEQVIQDGVVSAIVLNSGGANCYTGAQGFQTTHATAEAVATELGVSAGDVLVCSTGLIGEQLPLDVLLGGVSSAAAALAPDAGLGAAEAIMTTDTRPKQSEYRSPDGWTVGGMAKGAGMLAPGLATMLVVITTDAVLTSEQLDRALRSATRVTFDRLDSDGCMSTNDTVALLGSGASGVEPDESDFASALTAVCRDLAEQLQADAEGASHDISIEVLNARSEDDAVVVGRAVSRSNLFKAAIFGNDPNWGRVLAAVGTTDAEFDPYGIDVAINGVQVCTAGQPDQPRELVDLTPRKVHVLIDLHAGDETATILTNDLTHDYVHENSAYAS
- the argB gene encoding acetylglutamate kinase; translated protein: MAENVTTEDAERAATEHAAAAEKAATLIESLPWLKAFHDRIIVVKFGGNAMVNEELQRTFAEDMVYLRYAGLRPVVVHGGGPQISAMLDRLGIASEFRGGYRVTTPEAMEVVRMVLTGRINRDIVGNINKHGPLAAGLSGEDAGLFQGRRRAAVIDGEEVDLGLVGDVVAVDPEAVLAQLAAGRIPVVSSIAPDIDDASQALNVNADAAAAALAVALGAAKLVILTDVAGLYSDWPDRDSLLSKIAADELRELLPSLESGMIPKMAACLDAVDGGVAKAAIIDGRVPHSILLEVFTQSGIGTEVVPA
- a CDS encoding acetylornithine transaminase; its protein translation is MSEALEENVTINTEEWRDGAWKGPFTDAIMRTLATPKRMLVRGEGCRVWDIDGTEYLDFLAGIAVNALGHAHPALVDAVSSQIGTLAHVSNYFSTPPQLQLAERLRVITGAGPQGRVLFGNSGAEANEAAFKLARLNRGPHGRRTRVVALHNAFHGRTMGSLALTGKPPMREAFEPLPGGVVHIDSTIAALEAAIDDHVAALFVEPIKGEAGVLDLPDGFLRRARELTEQHGVLLIIDEIQTGIGRTGEWFAYQHAGIVPDAVTVAKGLAGGVPIGALVTFGWASDLFSQGQHGSTFGGNPLATAAGNAVLTEIERSDLVGNAARRGEELKQIIRGFGSPLIGDVRGHGLLIGIGLTDGEAHRLSDAALSQGLIINAPNESSIRLAPPLIVGDTEIADFRERFGRALASL